The following proteins are encoded in a genomic region of Neomicrococcus aestuarii:
- a CDS encoding MaoC family dehydratase: MAEGIGMKIADLSVGDVIGERTVQVNRADLVKYAGASGDFNPIHWNERFATEVGLPGVIAHGMWTMGTAVQLVSDWCGDPGAAMDYQTRFSKPVPIADPAGSNPAEADGTSVEITGKIGALDLEAYTARIDLTVSVDGQKVLVKAQALVRLTA, translated from the coding sequence ATGGCTGAAGGTATTGGAATGAAGATCGCGGACCTGAGCGTTGGTGACGTCATTGGTGAGCGTACGGTTCAGGTGAACCGCGCGGATTTGGTCAAGTACGCGGGCGCCAGCGGGGATTTCAACCCCATTCACTGGAACGAACGCTTCGCTACCGAAGTAGGGCTTCCCGGCGTGATTGCCCACGGCATGTGGACCATGGGTACTGCGGTGCAGCTGGTGAGCGATTGGTGCGGCGATCCTGGCGCTGCCATGGATTACCAGACCCGTTTCTCCAAGCCCGTGCCTATCGCCGATCCCGCCGGGTCCAACCCTGCAGAGGCTGACGGCACGTCCGTTGAGATTACGGGCAAGATTGGTGCTCTGGATCTCGAGGCGTACACGGCTCGCATTGATCTCACGGTCAGCGTTGATGGCCAAAAAGTCCTAGTAAAGGCGCAAGCACTCGTGAGGTTGACTGCGTGA
- a CDS encoding UDP-N-acetylmuramate dehydrogenase has translation MKLSELTTTGVGGPAGNYVRAGSSDAIVAAVRAADQAGEDVLIVGGGSNLVVDDAGYPGTVIHVASRGISFENDDAAPQSALVRVQAGHPWDDVVAKTVARRLSGLEALSGIPGAAGATPVQNVGAYGSDVSQTLESILTWDRVEEDYRDFSAAELVFGYRDSLLKHSTTNGSPRYVVLTVDFRLKTSELSAPVQYAELAKALGVEVGERAPSADVRREVLRLRASKGMVLDPEDRDTYSTGSFFTNPIVSQAVIDQLPEDAPRYPTLNPNEFKTSAAWLIDRAGFGKGYGLEGTEGFPITQGRASLSTKHTLALTNRGAASSYDIVNLAQAVRAGVEAKFGIVLHNEPLLINTSLD, from the coding sequence GTGAAACTCAGTGAACTGACCACCACCGGCGTGGGCGGTCCGGCGGGCAACTACGTGCGTGCGGGCTCGAGCGACGCGATCGTTGCTGCGGTGCGCGCGGCCGATCAGGCGGGCGAGGATGTCCTCATTGTGGGCGGCGGGTCCAACTTGGTGGTGGATGACGCTGGCTACCCCGGCACCGTGATTCACGTTGCGTCGCGAGGTATTTCTTTTGAGAACGACGACGCAGCTCCCCAAAGCGCCCTCGTCAGGGTTCAAGCGGGTCACCCGTGGGACGACGTCGTAGCGAAGACCGTCGCTCGCCGCTTGTCCGGTCTCGAAGCGCTCTCCGGCATTCCAGGGGCCGCGGGAGCCACTCCTGTCCAGAACGTCGGCGCCTACGGTTCTGACGTCTCACAGACGCTTGAGAGCATTCTGACGTGGGATCGCGTGGAAGAGGACTACCGAGATTTCTCCGCCGCGGAGCTGGTGTTCGGCTACCGCGATTCGCTGCTCAAACATTCCACCACCAACGGGTCGCCGCGCTATGTGGTGTTGACGGTGGATTTCCGCTTGAAGACATCCGAGCTCTCCGCACCAGTTCAATATGCGGAGCTTGCTAAGGCTTTGGGCGTCGAAGTGGGGGAGCGAGCTCCCTCCGCTGACGTGCGCCGCGAGGTGTTGCGATTGCGTGCATCAAAGGGCATGGTCTTGGATCCCGAGGACCGGGACACCTATTCCACCGGTTCTTTCTTCACCAATCCCATCGTGTCCCAAGCGGTCATCGACCAGCTTCCCGAGGACGCACCGCGGTACCCCACGCTGAACCCGAACGAGTTCAAGACCTCCGCCGCCTGGCTCATCGACCGAGCCGGCTTCGGAAAGGGCTACGGCCTCGAAGGAACTGAAGGTTTCCCGATCACGCAAGGCCGCGCCTCACTGTCCACCAAGCACACGCTAGCTCTCACGAATAGGGGAGCTGCGTCGTCGTACGACATCGTGAATCTGGCCCAAGCCGTCCGCGCAGGTGTGGAAGCGAAATTCGGCATTGTTCTTCACAACGAACCACTGCTGATCAACACGTCGCTGGACTAG
- the asd gene encoding aspartate-semialdehyde dehydrogenase: MTSSVGFVGYRGMVGSVLMQRLQEEGDFEHLDPVFFSTSNPGGAAPEFASGAPALKDAHDVDELAKLPIIVTAQGGDYTKDVHTKLRSQGWDGLWIDAASSLRMNDDSIIVLDPINRDVIDRGLESGVKDFVGGNCTVSCMLMGLGGLFRNNLVEWGTSMTYQAASGGGAKHMRELLNQFGDINAAVSDELADPASAILEIDRKVLEKQRTELDASQFGVPLGGSLIPWIDSDLGNGQSREEWKAGVETNKILQTGDDNKIIMDGLCVRIGAMRSHSQALTIKLREELSVAEIEKLLAEDNEWAQVVPNTKEATMQDLTPVAASGTLRVPVGRIRQLEMGPQYISAFTVGDQLLWGAAEPLRRMLAIATGRL; this comes from the coding sequence ATGACTTCATCCGTAGGCTTTGTGGGCTACCGCGGCATGGTGGGCTCCGTCCTCATGCAGCGATTGCAAGAAGAGGGCGACTTCGAGCACCTCGATCCCGTATTTTTCTCGACGTCCAACCCAGGCGGCGCAGCACCGGAGTTCGCTTCGGGCGCGCCCGCTCTTAAGGACGCCCATGACGTAGACGAGTTGGCGAAGCTGCCGATCATCGTCACGGCTCAGGGCGGCGACTACACCAAAGACGTGCACACGAAGCTCCGTTCGCAGGGCTGGGACGGTCTCTGGATCGACGCCGCATCCTCTTTGCGCATGAACGATGACTCCATCATTGTTCTGGACCCCATCAACCGCGATGTCATTGACCGCGGCCTCGAGTCCGGCGTGAAGGACTTTGTGGGCGGCAACTGCACCGTCTCCTGCATGCTTATGGGCTTGGGCGGCTTGTTCCGCAACAATCTGGTGGAGTGGGGCACGTCCATGACGTATCAGGCCGCTTCCGGCGGTGGAGCTAAGCACATGCGTGAACTGCTCAACCAGTTCGGCGACATCAATGCTGCAGTCAGCGATGAGCTGGCAGACCCGGCCTCTGCCATCCTCGAGATCGACCGTAAGGTCCTTGAGAAGCAGCGCACTGAACTCGACGCTAGCCAGTTCGGTGTTCCCCTTGGCGGATCCTTGATCCCGTGGATCGACTCCGATCTTGGCAACGGCCAGTCACGCGAAGAGTGGAAGGCCGGCGTTGAGACCAACAAGATCCTTCAGACCGGCGATGACAACAAGATCATCATGGACGGCCTCTGCGTCCGTATTGGTGCCATGCGCTCGCACTCTCAGGCGCTGACCATCAAGCTTAGGGAAGAGCTGTCAGTGGCCGAGATTGAGAAGTTGCTGGCCGAGGACAACGAGTGGGCACAGGTAGTTCCTAACACCAAGGAAGCCACCATGCAGGATCTCACCCCGGTCGCTGCTTCCGGCACGCTCCGCGTTCCTGTGGGCCGCATCCGCCAGCTCGAAATGGGTCCTCAGTACATCAGCGCGTTCACCGTAGGTGACCAGCTGCTGTGGGGCGCTGCGGAGCCTTTGCGCCGCATGCTCGCGATCGCCACTGGTCGCCTCTAA
- a CDS encoding NF038396 family protein, with amino-acid sequence MKEAFRELSRRPDILFVLGYMLFPLLALICAGLGLWMVLTGQRIAGLIVLLVVTQVFAFSAFWAINQRRKALELEQSTTEDPAA; translated from the coding sequence ATGAAGGAAGCATTCCGCGAATTATCTCGACGCCCGGACATCCTGTTTGTTCTGGGCTACATGCTGTTCCCGCTCCTTGCTTTGATCTGCGCAGGGCTGGGATTGTGGATGGTCCTGACCGGCCAACGCATTGCTGGACTCATTGTCCTGCTGGTGGTCACTCAGGTCTTTGCGTTCTCCGCCTTCTGGGCTATCAACCAGCGCCGCAAGGCACTTGAGCTGGAGCAATCCACCACAGAGGACCCTGCCGCCTAG
- a CDS encoding dihydrofolate reductase, translating to MIWAQSTNGVIGDAGSMPWHLPEDLQHFQRVTSGHPIIMGRRTWESLPPRFRPLKDRTSIVLTSHEEIAKEVTDKGGLVVSATADAMELARKQPGAEEIWVIGGGKLYEALLPLADTLVITRIDLELEGDTRAPELTDEWEQVTVDPAEDWKTSMSGLRYRFELWERKGA from the coding sequence ATGATCTGGGCACAGTCCACCAACGGAGTGATTGGCGATGCCGGCTCCATGCCTTGGCACCTGCCCGAAGATCTGCAGCACTTCCAGCGAGTCACCAGCGGACACCCCATCATCATGGGCCGCCGTACGTGGGAATCCTTACCTCCACGGTTCCGTCCGCTCAAGGACCGCACCTCAATTGTGCTGACATCCCACGAGGAGATCGCCAAGGAAGTCACTGACAAGGGCGGCTTGGTGGTTTCCGCGACTGCCGACGCCATGGAGCTTGCCCGCAAGCAGCCAGGCGCCGAGGAGATTTGGGTGATTGGTGGTGGGAAGCTTTACGAAGCTCTGCTTCCTCTCGCGGATACTCTGGTGATCACCCGCATCGATCTGGAGCTCGAGGGTGACACCCGTGCGCCCGAGCTGACCGATGAGTGGGAGCAGGTCACGGTGGATCCAGCGGAGGATTGGAAGACCTCCATGAGTGGACTGCGCTATCGCTTTGAACTGTGGGAACGAAAAGGAGCTTAG
- a CDS encoding thymidylate synthase has translation MTIPTPYEDLLRDVLENGTQKSDRTGTGTRSVFGRQIRFDLGQSFPLITTKRVHFKSVAIELLWFLRGESNTAFMKENGVTIWDEWADENGELGPVYGVQWRSWPTPDGEHIDQIARLIQDLKDKPDSRRHIVSAWNVAELHNMALPPCHAFFQFYVADGKLSCQLYQRSADMFLGVPFNIASYSLLTLMVAQQVGLEPGEFIWTGGDCHIYDNHVEQVTEQLSREPFPYPTLTIDRQPEDIFGYKFEDFTIHNYQHHATIAAPIAV, from the coding sequence GTGACTATTCCAACCCCGTATGAAGATCTCTTGAGGGACGTCCTCGAAAACGGCACCCAGAAAAGCGACCGAACGGGCACGGGAACACGAAGCGTTTTTGGCCGCCAAATTCGCTTCGATCTTGGCCAGTCCTTCCCGCTGATCACCACTAAGCGCGTGCACTTCAAGTCCGTCGCGATCGAACTCTTGTGGTTCTTGCGCGGAGAATCGAACACCGCTTTCATGAAAGAAAATGGCGTCACCATTTGGGACGAGTGGGCTGATGAGAACGGTGAGCTGGGCCCGGTTTACGGAGTGCAGTGGCGTTCTTGGCCGACGCCGGATGGCGAGCACATCGACCAGATCGCTCGGCTCATTCAAGATTTGAAGGACAAACCAGATTCACGCCGCCACATTGTGTCCGCGTGGAACGTCGCCGAACTTCACAACATGGCACTTCCCCCGTGCCACGCGTTCTTCCAGTTCTACGTCGCCGATGGCAAGCTCTCCTGCCAGTTGTATCAGCGCAGCGCCGATATGTTCTTGGGCGTCCCGTTCAACATTGCGTCCTACTCGTTGCTCACCCTCATGGTGGCGCAACAAGTGGGCCTAGAGCCGGGCGAATTCATTTGGACTGGCGGTGATTGCCATATCTATGACAACCACGTGGAGCAGGTCACCGAGCAGCTCTCACGGGAGCCCTTCCCGTACCCCACTTTGACCATTGACCGTCAGCCGGAGGACATCTTCGGCTACAAGTTCGAGGATTTTACGATTCACAACTATCAGCACCACGCGACGATTGCGGCCCCGATTGCCGTCTAG
- a CDS encoding M14 family zinc carboxypeptidase: MRKHPDGKTISRRSLGILGFTTVFAAGGLATAPAAFGVGEGPGYGGNETINSSILHTYDELVAELKKQATRQQSLELEVIGQSVKGRDLYLAKYLTNPANPTILFLTQQHGNEQLTTEGALEFIKHLGTGKNSAVLEGVNVLIVPMLNPDGAMGDVNFSLDDYIATGRHLTRYNANEVDLNRDHVVKIQPETQALHTNVMRKYKIDYMIDLHHQGATAARDGELVSGSILYPTTPNVDATVLEGSKRLGAVVFHAIDPTGWGHLGRYVGGTAETISRNGIAVEYGISTLLFEMRGMSDHFYDSYVLGQKSNGYLIKQTVVTLTETTRAIADGSIDTADTSFWETLAEQGSRGEE; encoded by the coding sequence ATGCGTAAACATCCAGATGGAAAGACAATTTCTCGACGTTCCCTAGGAATTCTTGGCTTCACGACCGTTTTTGCAGCCGGCGGTCTCGCCACGGCGCCCGCTGCCTTCGGCGTGGGAGAAGGCCCTGGCTATGGAGGAAACGAGACCATCAATTCCTCAATCCTTCACACCTATGACGAGCTAGTGGCAGAGCTCAAAAAGCAGGCGACACGGCAACAGAGCCTCGAGCTGGAAGTCATCGGTCAGTCCGTCAAAGGTCGCGATCTCTACCTGGCGAAGTACCTCACCAATCCCGCCAACCCAACGATTCTTTTCCTGACCCAACAGCATGGAAACGAACAGCTGACCACCGAAGGTGCACTCGAATTCATCAAGCATCTTGGCACAGGCAAGAACAGCGCCGTTCTTGAGGGTGTCAACGTGTTGATCGTTCCCATGCTCAACCCGGATGGCGCCATGGGAGATGTTAATTTCTCGCTTGACGACTACATTGCGACCGGCCGTCATCTCACGCGCTACAACGCCAACGAAGTGGATCTGAACCGAGATCACGTTGTCAAAATCCAGCCTGAAACTCAGGCCCTCCACACCAACGTCATGCGCAAGTACAAGATCGACTACATGATCGATCTGCATCATCAAGGGGCCACCGCCGCGCGCGACGGTGAACTCGTCTCCGGATCCATCCTTTACCCCACCACACCCAATGTGGACGCAACTGTCCTCGAAGGATCGAAGCGACTAGGCGCCGTCGTATTCCATGCCATTGACCCCACCGGATGGGGGCATCTTGGCCGATACGTAGGTGGCACCGCCGAAACTATTTCCCGCAACGGAATTGCCGTCGAGTATGGAATTTCCACTCTTCTCTTTGAGATGCGCGGAATGAGCGACCACTTCTACGACTCGTACGTTTTGGGACAAAAGAGTAACGGTTACCTCATCAAGCAAACCGTGGTCACGTTGACGGAAACCACCCGTGCAATCGCCGACGGATCCATCGACACCGCGGACACTTCTTTCTGGGAAACGCTGGCTGAACAGGGCAGCCGCGGCGAAGAGTAA
- a CDS encoding GNAT family N-acetyltransferase, translated as MTASPSAGQPNTPVQKIAHENLRLEHNEDRGRFDLWQGDQFIGFLGYHEEDGVVEVQHTIIDEKFGRKGYARALVTMVLEQLRTEGKKIIPQCSYVLDYLGRYPEYKDMVLRT; from the coding sequence ATGACCGCTTCACCCTCAGCTGGCCAGCCAAACACACCGGTTCAGAAGATCGCGCATGAAAACTTGCGACTTGAGCATAACGAGGACCGCGGACGATTCGACCTCTGGCAGGGTGATCAGTTCATCGGTTTCTTGGGATACCACGAGGAAGATGGCGTGGTGGAAGTCCAGCACACCATCATTGACGAGAAGTTTGGCCGCAAAGGCTACGCTCGCGCTTTGGTGACTATGGTTCTTGAACAGCTCCGTACTGAAGGGAAGAAGATCATCCCGCAGTGCTCTTACGTTCTGGATTATTTGGGGCGCTACCCCGAGTACAAGGACATGGTGCTACGCACCTAA
- a CDS encoding NUDIX hydrolase encodes MNGLIRRSSDAPEISKDATIFAAGALIWRERAGALEVLLIHRPRYDDWSWPKGKLDDGETLPECAVREVHEEIGMRIRLGLPLPAISYPVRQETKVVYYWAAKTNGTAQPDGKEVDGYQWVSPQIARQLLTNVSDIEPLDALIEAYAKGHLNVIPFILLRHAKAKPRSSWTRDEGLRPLAATGKRQALSVQKILRTWQPERIYTSPWTRCVQTITPYARDIKVDYKEVGALTEKAAKRNPRSARKAFQKLIDRPESLVVCTHRPVLPLAFEVLDSNLAGGLSRHLPSDDPYLRPGALLIALRSPSRPNKLLSLSHYEPYDD; translated from the coding sequence TTGAACGGTCTGATCCGACGATCTTCTGACGCCCCAGAGATCTCGAAGGATGCAACCATCTTTGCTGCCGGTGCGCTCATTTGGCGTGAGCGTGCCGGCGCACTCGAGGTTCTTTTGATTCACCGCCCGCGCTACGACGATTGGTCATGGCCTAAGGGCAAACTCGATGATGGCGAGACTCTGCCCGAATGCGCGGTGCGTGAGGTCCACGAAGAAATCGGGATGAGAATCCGCTTGGGCCTACCATTGCCGGCCATCAGCTACCCGGTTCGTCAAGAAACCAAAGTGGTGTACTACTGGGCGGCCAAGACAAATGGCACGGCTCAACCGGACGGCAAAGAAGTGGACGGATACCAGTGGGTGTCCCCTCAAATCGCTCGTCAGCTGCTGACAAACGTTTCTGACATCGAACCGCTTGACGCGTTGATTGAGGCGTACGCGAAGGGCCATCTCAATGTCATTCCCTTCATTCTGTTGCGTCACGCCAAGGCGAAGCCTCGCTCGAGTTGGACGAGAGATGAGGGTCTTAGGCCACTTGCTGCTACTGGCAAACGTCAGGCCCTCTCGGTTCAGAAAATTCTTCGCACGTGGCAACCAGAACGTATCTACACGAGTCCATGGACCCGATGCGTTCAAACTATTACTCCGTACGCGCGGGATATCAAGGTTGACTACAAAGAGGTCGGCGCCCTCACGGAGAAAGCTGCCAAACGCAATCCGCGTTCGGCGCGCAAAGCCTTCCAGAAGTTGATTGACCGGCCAGAGTCCTTGGTGGTTTGCACACATCGTCCGGTCCTTCCGCTCGCTTTTGAGGTCCTGGACAGCAATCTTGCTGGAGGTTTGAGCCGTCACTTGCCAAGCGATGATCCTTATCTTCGACCAGGCGCGCTTTTGATTGCGCTGCGTTCACCCAGCCGCCCCAACAAGTTGCTTTCCCTCTCCCACTACGAGCCGTACGATGACTGA
- a CDS encoding RNA degradosome polyphosphate kinase: protein MNQPQSRSFGTSEVPAARATIDRIELPEFVPPAQPAGGFSGERFLDRELSWLQFNARVLELAEDPDLFLLERVNFLSIFGSNLDEFFMVRVAGLKRRIAAGMAVPSAAGINPVDQLELLLSQAHELQKRHAQVFGQQVKPALEGQGIRIKKWDALNPEQKAGLREWFVDQVFPILTPLAVDPAHPFPYISGLSLNLAVIVRNPVSGKELFARIKVPDVLPRLIAVDHPGSRNVPSRDVEFISLEDVIAVHLDNLFPGMEVVENYAFRVTRNEDLEVEEDDAENLLQALEKELLRRRFGPPVRLEVVDDMNPAVKALLVRELNVEEDEVFSLPAPLDLRGLSVIAGIDRPDLHYPKHVAHTSRALNESETSKAADVFAAMRRRDILLHHPYDSFSTSVQAFLEQAAADPQVVAIKQTLYRTSGDSPIVDALIDAAESGKQVLALVEIKARFDEQANIDWARKLEQAGVHVVYGIVGLKTHSKLSLVVRRESKGLRRYCHIGTGNYHPRTARYYEDLGLLTTDEQVGEDVSRLFNQLSGYAPKTTFKRLLVAPRSVRSGLIDCIEKEIAHKKAGREARVIIKVNSIVDEAIIDALYRASQAGVKVDVIVRGICAIRPGVPGLSENIRVRSFLGRFLEHSRVFAFRNGDDPLVYIGSADMMHRNLDRRVEALVRLSNKSDVTELLALLNRYLDAGTASWHLDSEGNWTRHHQDANGKPLLDIQTYLLESRARQTGAGRR from the coding sequence GTGAATCAACCACAGTCCAGAAGCTTCGGTACCAGTGAGGTACCGGCAGCTCGCGCAACCATCGACCGCATAGAGCTCCCTGAATTTGTTCCGCCGGCTCAGCCCGCGGGCGGCTTCTCCGGTGAACGTTTCTTGGACCGTGAGTTGTCTTGGCTCCAGTTCAACGCTCGCGTGCTGGAACTGGCGGAAGATCCTGACTTGTTCCTTTTGGAGCGCGTGAACTTCCTTTCCATCTTTGGCTCAAACCTTGACGAGTTCTTCATGGTCCGCGTGGCCGGATTGAAGCGACGCATTGCCGCGGGCATGGCTGTGCCCTCTGCCGCGGGCATCAACCCGGTAGATCAGCTGGAGTTGTTGCTGAGCCAGGCTCACGAACTGCAGAAGCGCCACGCTCAGGTGTTCGGCCAGCAGGTCAAGCCTGCCCTCGAAGGGCAAGGCATTCGCATCAAGAAGTGGGACGCTCTCAACCCAGAGCAAAAGGCTGGACTGCGCGAATGGTTCGTCGATCAAGTCTTCCCGATCCTGACCCCCCTCGCTGTTGACCCGGCTCACCCGTTCCCGTACATTTCCGGTCTTTCCCTCAACCTTGCCGTGATTGTTCGTAACCCGGTCTCCGGTAAGGAACTGTTTGCCCGCATCAAGGTGCCGGACGTGTTGCCTCGCCTCATTGCGGTGGATCACCCAGGTTCGCGCAACGTGCCGTCGCGTGATGTTGAATTCATTTCTCTCGAGGACGTCATCGCCGTCCACTTGGATAACCTCTTCCCCGGCATGGAAGTTGTTGAAAACTACGCCTTCCGCGTCACCCGCAACGAAGACCTCGAGGTAGAAGAAGACGACGCCGAGAACCTTCTTCAAGCGCTCGAGAAAGAACTCTTGCGCCGTCGTTTCGGCCCTCCAGTGCGTCTCGAAGTGGTCGATGACATGAACCCGGCCGTCAAGGCTCTCTTGGTGCGCGAACTCAATGTGGAAGAGGACGAGGTCTTCTCGCTTCCTGCTCCGCTTGATCTGCGCGGTCTGAGTGTCATCGCCGGCATTGACCGACCCGACCTGCACTACCCCAAGCACGTGGCACACACCTCGCGCGCGCTCAACGAGTCCGAGACGTCGAAAGCTGCGGACGTTTTCGCGGCCATGCGTCGTCGTGACATCCTGCTGCACCATCCGTACGATTCTTTCTCCACGTCCGTCCAGGCGTTCTTGGAGCAGGCCGCCGCGGATCCGCAGGTAGTGGCTATCAAGCAGACGTTGTACCGCACCTCGGGTGATTCCCCGATTGTGGATGCGCTCATCGATGCCGCCGAGTCCGGCAAGCAGGTTCTTGCGCTGGTGGAAATCAAGGCGCGCTTTGACGAACAAGCGAACATCGATTGGGCTCGCAAGCTCGAGCAGGCTGGCGTGCACGTGGTGTACGGCATTGTGGGATTGAAGACGCACTCAAAGCTCTCGCTCGTGGTGCGCCGCGAGTCCAAGGGACTGCGCCGCTATTGCCACATCGGTACCGGCAACTACCACCCACGCACGGCTCGTTACTACGAGGACCTGGGCTTGTTGACCACGGATGAGCAAGTGGGCGAGGACGTATCCCGTCTGTTCAACCAGCTCTCCGGCTATGCCCCCAAGACCACCTTCAAGCGACTCTTGGTAGCTCCGCGTTCGGTACGTTCAGGCTTGATCGATTGCATCGAGAAGGAAATCGCCCACAAGAAGGCCGGACGTGAAGCTCGCGTCATCATCAAGGTCAACTCGATTGTGGACGAAGCCATCATCGATGCGCTGTACCGCGCATCGCAGGCGGGCGTGAAAGTTGACGTCATTGTGCGCGGTATTTGCGCCATCCGTCCGGGAGTTCCTGGATTGAGCGAGAACATTCGTGTGCGCTCCTTCTTGGGACGTTTCCTGGAGCACTCGCGCGTCTTCGCCTTCCGCAACGGAGACGATCCGCTCGTGTACATCGGCTCGGCTGACATGATGCACCGCAACCTCGACCGACGAGTGGAGGCTTTGGTGCGACTGTCTAACAAGTCAGACGTCACCGAGCTGCTTGCTTTGCTCAACCGCTACTTGGATGCCGGCACTGCTAGCTGGCACCTCGATTCAGAGGGCAACTGGACGCGTCATCATCAGGACGCTAACGGCAAGCCGCTTCTGGACATTCAGACGTACCTCCTTGAATCACGGGCACGTCAGACTGGAGCCGGACGACGTTGA
- the mshD gene encoding mycothiol synthase, which produces MSAEPNVDYSLHLSSGRPDESLFKDIKALALAAEESDGHPPLSEQTLVDLRTQSDPDRLTVVSAYLREGADRESNELVGVAVATFPASDSADSETAEDDDAAHLPEAAVGTLELVVHPEYRNSGIATALAAQLASAIPADSVRAWSHGNHEGAARLAEKHDFSIQRELFRLRLVNSAPLPEAGLPAGVTIRGFEPGVDEEPWLAANAAAFAHHPEQGSLTRADLDARMEEDWFDPAGFLMAVSEDGTLLGYHWTKVHPAVHSPRTGDHEAVGEVYVVGVVPEAQGTGLGKALTIAGINHLRDQGLHAVMLYVDADNTPAIELYRKLGFTKWDVDVMYGPRIPQS; this is translated from the coding sequence ATGAGCGCAGAACCCAACGTTGACTACTCGCTTCACCTCTCTTCGGGGCGACCGGACGAATCACTCTTCAAAGACATTAAGGCGTTAGCACTGGCCGCCGAGGAGTCCGACGGCCACCCGCCACTCTCCGAGCAAACCCTCGTTGACCTGCGCACACAGTCCGATCCTGACCGTCTCACCGTGGTCAGCGCTTACCTTCGCGAAGGCGCCGACCGCGAGTCCAACGAGCTCGTGGGCGTTGCGGTGGCTACCTTCCCCGCTTCAGATAGCGCCGATTCAGAAACGGCGGAGGACGACGACGCAGCTCACCTCCCAGAAGCTGCTGTGGGAACGCTCGAATTAGTAGTGCATCCTGAGTACCGCAATTCCGGTATCGCGACCGCTCTTGCCGCACAGCTCGCGAGCGCGATCCCCGCCGATTCAGTGCGCGCCTGGTCTCATGGCAACCACGAGGGCGCCGCCCGACTCGCAGAAAAGCACGACTTTTCAATTCAGCGAGAGCTGTTCCGATTGCGTCTGGTCAACAGCGCGCCTTTGCCCGAGGCAGGCCTGCCTGCAGGAGTCACCATCCGCGGGTTCGAGCCCGGCGTTGACGAAGAGCCGTGGCTCGCAGCCAACGCGGCTGCTTTTGCGCACCACCCCGAGCAAGGTTCTCTCACTCGCGCCGATCTTGACGCCCGGATGGAAGAAGATTGGTTCGATCCAGCAGGATTCTTGATGGCTGTGAGTGAAGACGGCACTTTGCTGGGCTACCACTGGACCAAGGTTCACCCGGCTGTTCATTCACCGCGTACCGGTGACCACGAAGCCGTGGGCGAGGTTTACGTCGTTGGCGTTGTCCCCGAAGCTCAAGGCACTGGCCTCGGCAAAGCCCTCACGATTGCCGGCATCAATCATTTGCGCGATCAGGGTTTGCACGCGGTCATGCTGTACGTGGATGCGGACAACACTCCGGCGATTGAGCTCTACCGAAAGCTTGGTTTCACCAAGTGGGACGTCGACGTGATGTACGGACCACGAATTCCGCAGTCTTAA